A stretch of Microbacterium caowuchunii DNA encodes these proteins:
- a CDS encoding NAD(+) synthase, protein MSTGLPFESSYRHGFARIAACTVPVSIADPATNAESVLAEARRCHEDGVAVALFPELGLSGYSIEDLVLQDPVLDAVERAVEHLVEASVDLLPMLVVGAPLRHRSRLYNCAVVIHRGELLGVAPKSAIPTYREFYERRWYAPGDDQAGQDIRVGSLYAPFGPDLLFEALDVDGLVVHAEVCEDFWVPIPPSAEAALAGATVLLNLSGSPITIARADDRGLLAASQSLRCLAAYAYAAGGTGESTNDVSWDGQTMIYEGGRLLATTERFPDGPRRSVADVDLDRLRQDRLRQGTFDDNRRTHADRVNAFRTVHFRVDPPARDIGLRRELDRFPFVPDDPARLAQDCYEAFNIQVSGLEQRLTAIGQPRPVIGVSGGLDSTHALLVVARAMDRLGCPRSDILAYTMPGFATSDHTRNNAVELAQAIGATIETIDIRPAATEILSGIGHPAANGEKVYDVTFENVQAGVRTDFLFRLANHRNGIVIGTSDLSELALGWATYGVGDHMSHYSVNTGVPKTLIQHLIRWVISAREGVDERTIDVLQSVLDTEISPELVPAGEDGKVQSTQDTIGPYALHDFTLFHVLRFGMRPSKIAFLAAQAWRDPDVGAWPAGFPEDERYTYDLETIARWLRVFLRRYFGFAQFKRSALPNGPKVTPAGSLSPRGDWRAPSDGNARAWLAELDAALPETVTSA, encoded by the coding sequence ATGAGCACCGGTCTGCCCTTCGAGAGCTCCTATCGCCATGGATTCGCCCGGATCGCCGCCTGCACGGTGCCGGTCAGCATCGCCGACCCCGCCACCAACGCGGAGTCGGTCCTCGCCGAAGCGCGCCGGTGCCACGAGGACGGGGTCGCCGTCGCCCTGTTCCCGGAACTCGGCCTGAGCGGGTACTCGATCGAGGACCTCGTCCTGCAGGACCCGGTGCTGGACGCGGTGGAACGCGCCGTGGAGCACCTCGTCGAGGCATCCGTGGACCTCCTTCCGATGCTCGTGGTCGGCGCTCCCCTGCGTCACCGCAGCCGGCTGTACAACTGCGCCGTCGTCATCCATCGGGGTGAGCTCCTCGGCGTCGCCCCGAAGTCGGCGATACCCACGTACCGGGAGTTCTACGAACGCCGCTGGTACGCACCGGGCGACGACCAGGCCGGCCAGGACATCCGGGTCGGGTCCCTGTACGCACCGTTCGGCCCGGACCTGCTGTTCGAGGCGCTCGACGTCGACGGGCTCGTCGTGCACGCCGAGGTGTGCGAGGACTTCTGGGTGCCGATCCCGCCCTCGGCGGAGGCCGCGCTCGCGGGCGCGACGGTGCTGCTCAACCTCAGCGGCAGCCCGATCACGATCGCCCGCGCCGACGACCGCGGACTGCTCGCTGCATCCCAGTCCCTCCGTTGTCTCGCGGCCTATGCCTACGCCGCGGGCGGCACGGGCGAGTCGACGAACGACGTGTCCTGGGACGGCCAGACGATGATCTACGAGGGGGGCCGGCTCCTCGCCACGACCGAGCGGTTCCCGGACGGGCCACGCCGCTCCGTTGCGGACGTGGACCTCGACCGGCTGCGTCAGGACCGGTTGCGTCAGGGCACGTTCGACGACAATCGCCGCACGCACGCGGATCGGGTCAACGCCTTCCGCACGGTGCACTTCCGGGTGGACCCGCCCGCCCGCGACATCGGCCTGCGCCGGGAGCTCGACCGCTTCCCCTTCGTTCCGGACGACCCGGCGCGCCTGGCCCAGGACTGCTACGAGGCGTTCAACATCCAGGTCTCCGGGCTCGAGCAGCGGCTGACCGCCATCGGGCAGCCGCGGCCCGTCATCGGGGTCTCCGGTGGCCTCGACTCGACCCACGCCCTCCTCGTCGTCGCGCGTGCCATGGACCGGCTCGGCTGTCCGCGCAGCGACATCCTCGCCTACACGATGCCCGGGTTCGCGACGAGCGACCACACCCGCAACAATGCGGTGGAGTTGGCGCAGGCGATCGGAGCGACGATCGAGACGATCGACATCCGCCCCGCGGCGACGGAGATCCTCTCCGGCATCGGCCACCCGGCCGCGAACGGCGAGAAGGTCTACGACGTCACCTTCGAGAACGTGCAGGCGGGGGTCCGCACGGACTTCCTCTTCCGGCTCGCCAACCACCGGAACGGCATCGTGATCGGCACCTCGGACCTGTCCGAGCTGGCGCTGGGATGGGCGACGTACGGCGTCGGCGACCACATGAGCCACTACTCCGTGAACACGGGCGTGCCGAAGACCCTCATCCAGCACCTCATCCGCTGGGTGATCTCCGCACGGGAGGGGGTGGACGAACGCACGATCGACGTCCTCCAGTCCGTCCTGGACACCGAGATCAGCCCGGAGCTCGTCCCCGCGGGCGAGGACGGCAAAGTGCAGTCCACCCAGGACACCATCGGCCCCTACGCGCTGCACGACTTCACGCTGTTCCACGTCCTGCGATTCGGGATGCGGCCCTCGAAGATCGCCTTCCTCGCAGCCCAGGCGTGGCGGGATCCGGATGTCGGCGCCTGGCCCGCGGGATTCCCGGAGGACGAGCGCTACACCTACGATCTGGAGACCATCGCGCGCTGGCTGCGGGTGTTCCTGCGTCGTTACTTCGGGTTCGCGCAATTCAAGCGCAGCGCTCTGCCCAACGGACCGAAGGTCACCCCGGCGGGGTCGCTGTCGCCACGCGGCGACTGGCGGGCGCCGAGCGACGGCAACGCCCGGGCCTGGCTCGCCGAACTCGACGCCGCCCTGCCCGAGACGGTCACCTCCGCTTGA
- the tadA gene encoding tRNA adenosine(34) deaminase TadA, whose protein sequence is MTLPVTTSDDAAMRRALVLAEEAGAAGDVPVGAVVIDASGRVIGEGRNEREATGDPTAHAEVVALRRAAEATGSWNLDGCTLVVTLEPCVMCAGAVLQSRVPRLVFGAWDDKAGAAGSMYDVVRDRRLPYRVEVVAGVRDEEASAVLRAFFDARR, encoded by the coding sequence ATGACCCTGCCCGTGACCACGTCCGACGACGCCGCCATGCGCCGGGCGCTGGTGCTCGCGGAGGAAGCGGGAGCGGCCGGTGATGTGCCGGTCGGTGCCGTGGTGATCGACGCATCCGGACGTGTCATCGGAGAGGGCCGCAATGAGCGGGAGGCCACCGGCGACCCCACCGCGCACGCGGAGGTCGTCGCGCTCCGCCGGGCAGCGGAGGCGACCGGATCATGGAACCTGGACGGCTGCACGCTGGTGGTCACTCTCGAGCCCTGCGTGATGTGCGCGGGGGCGGTGCTGCAGTCCCGCGTCCCGCGGCTCGTGTTCGGGGCCTGGGACGACAAGGCCGGCGCGGCCGGCTCGATGTACGACGTGGTTCGGGATCGGCGCCTGCCGTACCGAGTCGAGGTCGTCGCGGGGGTCCGCGACGAGGAGGCGTCCGCCGTCCTCCGCGCGTTCTTCGACGCGCGTCGCTGA
- a CDS encoding TM0106 family RecB-like putative nuclease gives MRYIEPHEGEPGRIVWSASDLKAAAECEFAWMRQIDARLGRLPAVPDPEDLMLERAARLGTQHEVAVLERYRATYGARVTEIREARSGDAAGMAAAVADTVAALADSDTDVVYQAAFQTSDFVGFADFLVRDENRAWVVQDTKLARHARVTALMQLAAYADQLDRLGVPRAGVVELLLGDGSVSVHRVDDLSPVYALRRRRLAALVADRDLPAGAAGEPIAWGDDRGLQVIACGRCPTCELEVVASRDLLLVAGMRPVQRERLRHAGIRTIDELAEATEPPERMSADVFGSLRTQARLQLASPAGVPTADGATPTAAPTYEVVLPQALGALPRRDPGDLFFDFEGDPLYTEGSGTDWGIDYLFGWVDSREQYTALWAHSFADEKTTFETFVDIIEMRRRQFSGMHIYHYAPYEPTHLLAMASRYGTREAEIDRMLRDGVFVDLYPVVRRALRVGSRSYSIKKLEPLYMGDDLRTSDVQRGDDSIVRYVEARLLRDAGDEAAAKAILDDLAEYNRDDCVSTLRLRDWLVDRAREAGLFPAADPSAGEFTYEASPRSVALSRRAEETAAQVIAAGGDEETDADTVALRLAAAAIDYYPREAKTFWASHFLRLREPISVWEDTRDVIVLDAARCRVVEDWRAGEGRARSLRRRIELHGDLAPGTRLSVGGQPFLLYPLPAPFPVVPSPRWIHAARTVRVIEVLEDGVIVEELAADGETWRDLPIALTPSAPPSAGNQQTAIDAWADTVLDAAPGFPEDAATDILRRVPPRTGGRGLAVSDGDDVAAVTRSILALDRSYLAVQGPPGTGKTYVGSHVIARLVREHGYRVGVVAQSHAVVEHMLDRVVAAGVPKAFVGKALKDPEAAPSVSFTAIEKNGLAAFTEARPGGFVVGGTAWDFSHQGRIPRGSLDLLVIDEAGQFSLASTIAVSVSAQRLLLLGDPQQLPQVSQGTHPEPVDTSALGWVMDGAAVLPRSFGTFLSRSWRMHPAVARPVSLLSYAGELASAPCTAERHLTGVAAGVHPVPVVHTGNAVSSAEEASEVVRIVRDMQGRTWTSSDERDGVIETLPSRELTLDDIIVVTPYNAQQVEVEEALAAAGLTGVRVGTVDRFQGQEAVVAIVSLAASSGRDAPRGLEFLLLQNRLNVAVSRAQYAAFVVYSPGLLDDLPRTPEGVARLSAFARLVGEDG, from the coding sequence ATGCGTTACATCGAGCCCCACGAGGGCGAGCCGGGCAGGATCGTCTGGAGTGCGAGTGATCTGAAGGCCGCGGCGGAGTGCGAGTTCGCATGGATGCGCCAGATCGACGCGCGCCTGGGGCGCCTGCCCGCAGTTCCCGACCCGGAAGACCTGATGCTGGAGCGTGCCGCACGCCTGGGCACCCAGCACGAGGTGGCCGTCCTGGAGCGCTACCGTGCGACGTACGGCGCGCGCGTGACGGAGATCCGCGAGGCGCGTTCGGGTGATGCGGCGGGAATGGCGGCGGCCGTCGCGGACACCGTCGCGGCGCTCGCCGACTCCGATACCGACGTCGTCTATCAGGCGGCCTTCCAGACCTCGGACTTCGTCGGCTTCGCCGACTTCCTCGTGCGCGACGAGAACCGGGCCTGGGTGGTGCAGGACACCAAGCTCGCCCGGCATGCGCGGGTGACGGCGCTCATGCAGCTCGCGGCATACGCCGATCAGCTGGATCGCCTGGGGGTGCCCAGGGCCGGGGTCGTCGAACTACTGCTCGGCGACGGCAGCGTGAGCGTGCACCGGGTCGACGACCTGTCGCCCGTCTACGCGCTGCGCCGGCGGCGTCTCGCCGCCCTGGTCGCCGACCGCGACCTCCCTGCCGGTGCCGCCGGCGAGCCCATCGCCTGGGGTGACGACCGGGGCCTGCAGGTCATCGCGTGCGGGCGGTGCCCCACCTGCGAGCTCGAGGTCGTGGCCTCCCGCGACCTGCTGCTCGTGGCCGGGATGCGTCCGGTGCAGCGGGAGCGTCTGCGTCACGCGGGCATCCGCACGATCGACGAGCTCGCCGAGGCGACGGAACCGCCCGAGCGCATGAGCGCCGACGTCTTCGGGTCCCTGCGCACGCAGGCCCGGTTGCAGCTGGCGAGCCCGGCCGGCGTGCCGACCGCGGACGGGGCGACCCCGACGGCTGCTCCCACCTACGAGGTCGTGCTGCCGCAGGCGCTCGGTGCCCTGCCGCGGCGCGATCCGGGCGATCTCTTCTTCGATTTCGAGGGAGACCCCCTGTACACCGAGGGGTCCGGGACGGACTGGGGCATCGATTACCTGTTCGGCTGGGTGGACTCCCGCGAGCAGTACACCGCGCTGTGGGCGCACAGCTTCGCGGACGAGAAGACGACGTTCGAGACCTTCGTCGACATCATCGAGATGCGGCGTCGGCAGTTCTCCGGCATGCATATCTACCACTACGCGCCCTACGAGCCCACCCATCTCCTGGCGATGGCGAGCCGCTACGGGACCCGCGAGGCGGAGATCGACCGGATGCTGCGGGACGGCGTGTTCGTGGATCTGTACCCGGTGGTCCGCCGCGCCCTCCGGGTCGGGTCGCGGTCCTACTCGATCAAGAAGCTCGAGCCGCTGTACATGGGCGACGATCTGCGCACGAGTGACGTGCAGCGCGGGGACGACTCGATCGTCCGTTACGTCGAAGCGCGTCTGCTGCGCGACGCGGGTGACGAGGCCGCGGCGAAAGCCATCCTCGACGACCTCGCCGAGTACAACCGGGACGACTGCGTCTCGACCCTGCGGCTGCGCGACTGGCTCGTCGACCGCGCCCGCGAGGCGGGTCTGTTCCCCGCCGCGGATCCGTCCGCCGGAGAGTTCACCTACGAGGCGTCGCCGCGCTCGGTCGCCCTCTCCCGCCGCGCCGAGGAGACGGCCGCGCAGGTGATCGCGGCGGGCGGCGACGAGGAGACGGACGCCGACACCGTGGCTCTCCGGCTCGCCGCCGCTGCGATCGACTACTACCCCCGGGAGGCGAAGACCTTCTGGGCGTCGCACTTCCTGCGGCTGCGCGAGCCCATCTCCGTCTGGGAGGACACCAGGGACGTCATCGTCCTGGACGCGGCGCGCTGCCGCGTCGTGGAGGACTGGCGTGCGGGGGAGGGGAGGGCCAGATCGCTCCGCCGCCGGATCGAGCTGCACGGCGACCTCGCCCCCGGGACCCGTCTGAGCGTGGGCGGGCAGCCGTTCCTGCTCTATCCGCTTCCCGCTCCGTTCCCCGTGGTCCCCTCACCGCGCTGGATCCACGCGGCGCGCACCGTGCGAGTGATCGAGGTGCTCGAGGACGGTGTGATCGTGGAGGAGCTCGCCGCGGACGGGGAGACATGGCGGGACCTGCCGATCGCCCTGACGCCGTCCGCTCCGCCGTCGGCCGGTAACCAGCAGACCGCCATCGACGCGTGGGCGGACACCGTGCTCGATGCGGCACCCGGGTTCCCCGAGGATGCGGCGACCGACATCCTGCGGCGGGTGCCGCCGCGGACCGGCGGGCGGGGTCTCGCGGTCTCGGACGGTGACGACGTGGCCGCCGTCACCCGCAGCATCCTGGCCCTGGATCGCAGTTACCTCGCCGTGCAAGGACCTCCCGGGACCGGCAAGACGTACGTCGGCTCGCACGTCATCGCGCGCCTCGTGCGTGAGCACGGGTACCGCGTCGGCGTGGTCGCACAGTCGCACGCGGTCGTGGAGCACATGCTCGACCGGGTCGTCGCGGCCGGTGTGCCGAAGGCGTTCGTCGGCAAGGCGCTGAAGGATCCCGAAGCCGCGCCGTCGGTGTCGTTCACCGCGATCGAGAAGAACGGCCTGGCGGCCTTCACGGAAGCCCGGCCGGGCGGGTTCGTGGTGGGCGGGACCGCATGGGACTTCAGTCACCAGGGCCGGATCCCCCGGGGCAGCCTCGATCTCCTGGTGATCGACGAGGCCGGGCAGTTCTCGCTGGCCTCGACGATCGCCGTGTCCGTGTCGGCCCAGCGTCTGCTCCTGCTCGGGGACCCGCAGCAACTCCCGCAGGTCAGTCAGGGCACGCATCCGGAGCCGGTGGACACCTCGGCGCTCGGGTGGGTGATGGACGGTGCGGCCGTGCTGCCCCGCTCCTTCGGCACGTTCCTCTCGCGTTCCTGGCGGATGCATCCGGCCGTGGCGCGGCCGGTATCACTGTTGTCCTACGCCGGGGAGCTCGCCTCCGCGCCGTGTACCGCGGAACGCCACCTGACCGGTGTGGCCGCGGGCGTGCATCCGGTGCCCGTCGTGCACACCGGCAACGCGGTCTCCTCCGCCGAGGAGGCGTCGGAAGTCGTGCGCATCGTCCGTGACATGCAGGGACGGACGTGGACGTCGTCGGACGAGCGCGACGGGGTCATCGAGACCCTGCCGTCCCGTGAGCTGACCCTCGACGACATCATCGTCGTCACCCCGTACAACGCGCAGCAGGTGGAGGTCGAGGAAGCGCTGGCGGCGGCGGGGCTGACCGGGGTGCGGGTGGGCACGGTCGACCGCTTCCAGGGGCAGGAGGCGGTTGTGGCGATCGTCTCCCTCGCCGCGTCGTCCGGGCGAGACGCGCCGCGCGGGCTCGAGTTCCTGCTGCTGCAGAATCGACTCAACGTCGCCGTGTCACGCGCGCAGTACGCCGCCTTCGTCGTCTACTCCCCGGGCCTGCTGGACGACCTGCCGCGCACGCCGGAGGGCGTGGCACGGTTGAGCGCCTTCGCGCGGCTGGTCGGCGAGGACGGCTGA
- the upp gene encoding uracil phosphoribosyltransferase encodes MRLHVADHPLITHKLTVLRDKSTPSPVFRQLTEELVTLLAYEATRNVQVESVEIETPVTATTGVRISEPRPLVVPILRAGLGMLEGMVKLLPTAEVGFLGMLRNEETLEPATYAERLPDDLSDRQCFVLDPMLATGGSLGAAVEFLFARGAQDVTAICLLGAPEGVASMKRKVGDRDVTLVLGALDERLTDKGYIFPGLGDAGDRLYGTV; translated from the coding sequence ATGCGCCTGCACGTCGCGGACCACCCGCTCATCACCCACAAGCTCACGGTCCTCCGCGACAAGTCGACTCCTTCCCCGGTATTCCGGCAGCTGACGGAAGAGCTGGTCACCCTCCTCGCCTACGAGGCGACCAGGAACGTGCAGGTGGAGTCGGTCGAGATCGAGACCCCCGTCACCGCCACGACCGGGGTTCGGATCAGCGAGCCGCGTCCGCTCGTCGTGCCGATCCTCCGCGCCGGACTCGGGATGCTCGAGGGCATGGTGAAGCTCCTCCCCACCGCCGAGGTCGGCTTCCTCGGGATGCTGCGCAACGAGGAGACACTCGAACCCGCCACCTACGCGGAGCGCCTGCCGGACGACCTGAGCGACCGCCAGTGCTTCGTCCTGGACCCGATGCTCGCAACCGGAGGCTCCCTCGGCGCGGCCGTGGAGTTCCTCTTCGCCCGTGGCGCTCAGGACGTCACCGCGATCTGCTTGCTCGGCGCCCCCGAGGGGGTGGCTTCGATGAAGCGCAAGGTCGGCGACCGCGACGTCACGCTCGTCCTCGGAGCGCTCGATGAGCGCCTCACCGACAAGGGCTACATCTTCCCCGGACTCGGCGACGCCGGCGACCGCCTCTACGGCACCGTCTGA
- a CDS encoding LLM class F420-dependent oxidoreductase — protein MQYCIFTEPQQGFSYDDQLAFAQLAERLGFTGFFRSDHYLRMGPGDPLPGPTDAWTALAGLARETSRIRLGTLVSSVTYRTPGILAIQVAQVDAMSAGRVELGLGTGWFEAEHRAYGIPFPEKRFALLEEQLAIVTGLWRTPVGETFRFDGAHYRLEDAPALPKPVQSRVPIIVGGAGPRRTPAIAARFATEFNIGFQPEDVIAEKFTVVRDACRSIDRDPDDLLLSVALPTIAAGSRRDLERRAGAVGIDPETAGGTDILGDAAAISAKVERLRALGAQRIYFQLMDMRDLAQLEYLGTEVLPLLPR, from the coding sequence GTGCAGTACTGCATCTTCACGGAACCGCAGCAGGGCTTCTCGTACGACGACCAGCTCGCCTTCGCGCAGCTGGCCGAGCGCCTCGGCTTCACCGGCTTCTTCCGCTCCGACCACTACCTGCGCATGGGACCCGGTGACCCGCTCCCGGGACCCACGGACGCGTGGACCGCACTGGCCGGCCTGGCTCGGGAGACCTCGCGCATCCGGCTCGGCACGCTGGTCTCGTCGGTGACCTATCGCACCCCCGGCATCCTCGCGATCCAGGTGGCCCAGGTCGACGCCATGTCGGCCGGGAGGGTCGAGCTCGGGCTCGGCACGGGCTGGTTCGAGGCCGAGCACCGCGCATACGGGATCCCGTTCCCCGAGAAGCGCTTCGCGCTCCTGGAGGAGCAGCTCGCGATCGTGACGGGCCTCTGGCGCACGCCCGTCGGCGAGACGTTCCGGTTCGACGGTGCGCATTACCGGCTGGAGGACGCCCCCGCGCTTCCCAAGCCCGTGCAGTCGCGCGTCCCGATCATCGTCGGCGGAGCGGGCCCCCGCCGGACGCCGGCGATCGCCGCGCGGTTCGCGACCGAGTTCAACATCGGCTTCCAACCGGAGGACGTCATCGCGGAGAAGTTCACCGTCGTCCGGGACGCCTGCCGGTCCATCGACCGGGACCCCGACGACCTCCTCCTCTCCGTCGCCCTGCCGACGATCGCCGCCGGATCACGCCGCGACCTGGAGCGCCGCGCTGGAGCGGTGGGAATCGACCCGGAGACCGCCGGGGGCACCGACATCCTCGGCGACGCCGCCGCGATCTCCGCCAAGGTCGAGCGCCTGCGGGCATTGGGCGCCCAGCGCATCTACTTCCAGCTCATGGACATGCGCGACCTCGCCCAGCTGGAGTACCTCGGTACCGAGGTGCTGCCGCTGCTGCCCCGCTGA
- a CDS encoding cation diffusion facilitator family transporter, producing the protein MSASGGNKAILAAFLANMGIAIAKFVAWLLSGSASMLAEAIHSVADSGNQLLLMLGGRRARRAADEEHPFGYGRERYVYAFVVAIILFSVGGLFSIYEGVDKLTHPHELENVWIPIGVLIIAIGLESFSLRTAVKESNLVRKPGESWVAFVRHAKAPELPVVLLEDIAALLGLVLALLGVGLTAITGNSTFDAIGTLAIGVLLILVAVTLGIETKSLLVGEGATRADAAAITAAIGGAAGVRLIHMKTLYLGPDELLVAAKLGFDADKPLADVAADINEVENRIRSAVPVARVIYLEPDLYRADAAAPSAAARPTSGH; encoded by the coding sequence ATGAGTGCATCCGGCGGTAACAAGGCGATCCTGGCCGCCTTCCTGGCGAACATGGGCATCGCGATCGCGAAGTTCGTCGCCTGGTTGCTGTCCGGGTCGGCATCCATGCTCGCCGAGGCCATCCACTCGGTCGCCGACTCCGGCAATCAGCTGCTGCTGATGCTGGGCGGCCGCCGGGCACGACGTGCCGCTGACGAGGAGCATCCCTTCGGATACGGGCGCGAACGCTACGTCTACGCGTTCGTGGTGGCCATCATCCTGTTCTCGGTGGGCGGCCTGTTCTCGATCTACGAAGGCGTCGACAAGCTGACCCACCCCCATGAGCTCGAGAACGTGTGGATCCCGATCGGGGTCCTCATCATCGCGATCGGCCTGGAGTCGTTCTCGCTGCGCACCGCGGTCAAGGAATCGAACCTCGTGCGGAAACCCGGCGAGAGCTGGGTCGCGTTCGTGCGGCACGCCAAGGCTCCGGAGCTGCCCGTCGTGCTGCTGGAGGACATCGCCGCGCTGCTCGGACTCGTACTGGCCCTCCTCGGTGTCGGGCTGACGGCCATCACCGGCAACTCCACCTTCGACGCCATCGGCACCCTCGCCATCGGTGTACTCCTCATCCTCGTGGCCGTCACGCTCGGGATCGAGACCAAGAGCCTCCTGGTCGGCGAGGGCGCGACCCGGGCGGACGCCGCGGCGATCACCGCGGCGATCGGCGGGGCCGCGGGGGTCCGCCTCATCCACATGAAGACGCTGTATCTCGGTCCCGACGAGCTCCTGGTCGCCGCCAAGCTCGGATTCGACGCGGACAAGCCGCTCGCGGACGTCGCAGCGGACATCAACGAGGTGGAGAACCGGATCCGATCGGCCGTCCCGGTGGCGCGGGTGATCTACCTCGAACCGGACCTCTATCGTGCGGATGCGGCCGCCCCCTCCGCGGCCGCTCGCCCGACGAGCGGCCACTGA
- a CDS encoding aldo/keto reductase → MTRIGRSDLDVFPLSLGGNVFGWTADREESFRILDAFHGGGGDFIDTADSYSAWVPGHRGGESETIIGEWLAARRPRNVVVATKVSRHPEFPGLSPRNVRAAAEASLTRLGVDTIDLYYAHYDDPDVPMEEIVAGFDDLVRDGLVRYVALSNFTADRIRSWVELAQAGGADLPVAIQPHYNLVHRNVVEETIIPLAEEFGLSLVPYYGLAMGFLTGKYRSTVADEQSSPRARGAAKYATTEGLRIIDALERIGAAHDASIAATALAWLRAQPTVAAPIASASKVEQVEDLLASARIELTGEQLAELDRVSAWSPSS, encoded by the coding sequence ATGACCCGCATCGGACGCAGCGACCTCGACGTCTTCCCGCTCTCCCTGGGCGGCAACGTGTTCGGCTGGACGGCCGACCGGGAAGAGTCCTTCCGCATCCTAGACGCGTTCCACGGCGGAGGGGGCGACTTCATCGACACCGCCGATTCCTACAGCGCCTGGGTCCCCGGTCACCGGGGCGGCGAGAGCGAGACCATCATCGGGGAATGGCTCGCCGCGCGCCGGCCGCGCAACGTCGTCGTCGCCACGAAGGTGAGCCGGCACCCGGAGTTCCCCGGTCTCTCCCCGCGGAACGTGCGCGCAGCGGCGGAGGCCTCGCTCACGCGGCTGGGCGTGGACACGATCGATCTGTACTACGCACACTACGACGACCCCGACGTGCCCATGGAGGAGATCGTCGCCGGTTTCGACGACCTCGTCCGTGACGGGCTCGTCCGCTACGTCGCGCTCTCCAACTTCACCGCGGACCGCATCCGATCGTGGGTCGAGCTCGCCCAAGCGGGTGGCGCCGACCTCCCCGTCGCCATCCAGCCGCACTACAACCTCGTCCACCGCAACGTGGTGGAGGAGACGATCATCCCCCTGGCCGAGGAGTTCGGCCTGTCCCTCGTGCCCTATTACGGCCTCGCGATGGGGTTCCTGACCGGGAAGTACCGTTCCACGGTCGCCGACGAGCAGTCCTCCCCCCGCGCACGGGGAGCCGCGAAGTACGCGACGACGGAGGGCCTGCGGATCATCGACGCGCTCGAACGGATCGGCGCAGCGCACGATGCATCCATCGCCGCCACGGCGCTGGCATGGCTGCGCGCACAGCCGACGGTGGCCGCACCCATCGCCAGTGCGTCGAAGGTCGAGCAGGTGGAGGACCTGCTCGCGAGCGCCCGCATCGAGCTCACCGGCGAACAGCTCGCCGAGCTGGACCGCGTCTCGGCGTGGTCGCCCTCGTCCTGA